One Mangifera indica cultivar Alphonso chromosome 4, CATAS_Mindica_2.1, whole genome shotgun sequence genomic region harbors:
- the LOC123213315 gene encoding probable amidase At4g34880 isoform X1 produces MATNAPYLSFSLVFLALLSSGLLIIVSDAFSVEEATIKDLQLAFKQNQLTSRTLVEFYLGEIHKLNQKLRGVIEVNPDALRLAEKADQERKSGDARSKLGLHGIPILLKDNIATKDKMNTTAGSFALLGSIVPREAFVVTQLIKSGAIILGKASMSEWAGIRDAPTGWCARSGQGKNPYLLSAEPCGSSSGSAISVASNMAAVSLGTETDGSILCPSAANSVVGIKPTIGLTSRDGVVPLSPRQDTVGPICRTVADAVYVLDAIVGFDHNDKATREASKHIPRGGYKQFLKPDGLKRKRLGIVRHTFSSTAKASEVIEAFERHIQTLREQGAIVVENLEIANIDQILDPNESGENYAMLTEFKMALNTYLKGLKVSPVRSLKDVIAFNKKFSKLENITEYGQGFLEAAQATNGTDYKLKAALSNLKKLSRDGLEKLMKEEKLDAVITPDVYIATVLAIGGFPGITVPAGYSNDGYPFGIYFGGLKGSEPSLIEIAYGFEQATKIRKPPSFKP; encoded by the exons ATGGCGACCAATGCACCATATCTGAGCTTTTCTCTGGTATTTCTAGCACTATTATCATCTGGGTTACTCATCATTGTTAGTGATGCATTTTCAGTAGAAGAAGCAACCATTAAGGATCTCCAACTAGCTTTCAAACAAAACCAACTCACATCAAGGACATTAGTTGAGTTCTACCTTGGAGAAATCCATAAGCTCAACCAGAAACTTAGAGGGGTCATAGAGGTGAACCCAGATGCATTACGGTTGGCTGAAAAGGCTGATCAAGAACGTAAGTCTGGAGATGCAAGGTCAAAGCTTGGTTTGCATGGCATTCCCATTTTGCTCAAGGACAACATAGCAACCAAAGATAAGATGAACACCACAGCTGGCTCATTTGCTCTGCTTGGCTCAATCGTGCCACGAGAAGCATTTGTGGTCACCCAATTGATTAAATCTGGGGCTATTATTTTGGGAAAGGCGAGCATGAGTGAGTGGGCTGGTATTAGAGATGCTCCCACTGGCTGGTGCGCTAGAAGTGGTCAAGGAAAA AATCCTTATCTTCTGTCGGCAGAACCTTGTGGGTCAAGTAGTGGATCAGCGATATCAGTGGCATCGAATATGGCAGCAGTGTCACTAGGGACTGAGACTGATGGCTCGATCTTATGTCCATCTGCCGCCAACTCAGTTGTAGGAATCAAACCCACCATTGGTCTCACTAGCCGAGATGGAGTCGTCCCTCTCTCCCCAAGACAAGACACTGTTGG GCCTATTTGCAGGACTGTAGCGGATGCTGTATATGTTCTTGATGCCATTGTAGGCTTTGATCATAATGACAAAGCGACCAGAGAAGCATCAAAGCACATCCCCCGCGGTGGCTACAAACAATTTCTTAAACCTGATGGACTGAAAAGGAAGAGACTGGGGATTGTGAGACATACATTTTCTAGCACTGCAAAAGCGTCTGAAGTTATTGAAGCTTTTGAGCGCCACATTCAGACGCTAAG AGAACAAGGTGCAATTGTGGTGGAGAACCTGGAAATAGCCAACATTGATCAGATATTAGATCCAAATGAAAGTGGTGAAAATTATGCAATGTTAACTGAGTTCAAGATGGCCTTGAATACATACCTCAAGGGATTAAAAGTTTCCCCAGTTCGGTCTCTGAAAGATGTTATAGCATTCAACAAGAAATTCTCAAAATTG GAAAACATCACGGAATATGGGCAAGGTTTTCTTGAAGCAGCACAGGCCACAAATGGAACTGACTATAAATTGAAGGCAGCATTGTCAAACTTGAAAAAGCTTTCCAGAGATGGTCTTGAGAAGTTGATGAAAGAGGAGAAGCTAGATGCAGTGATAACTCCTGACGTTTATATTGCTACTGTTCTGGCGATCGGTGGATTCCCAGGAATCACTGTCCCAGCTGGATATAGTAATGATGGCTATCCTTTTGGGATTTACTTTGGGGGATTGAAGGGCTCAGAGCCATCACTTATAGAGATCGCATATGGCTTTGAGCAGGCTACCAAGATTAGGAAGCCTCCTTCATTCAAGCCATGA
- the LOC123213266 gene encoding probable amidase At4g34880: MATNAPYLSFSLVFLALLSSGLLIIVSDAFSIEEATIKDLQLAFKQNQLTSSTLVEFYLGEIHKLNQKLRGVIEVNPDALRLAEKADQERKSGAARSKIGLHGIPILLKDNIATKDKMNTTAGSFALLGSLVPRDAFVATKLIKAGAIILGKASMSEWAGIRDTPQGWCARSGQGKNPYLLSAEPCGSSSGSAIPVASNMAAVSLGTETGFSILCPSAANSVVGIKPTIGLTSRDGVVPLSPRQDTVGPICRTVADAVYVLDAIVGFDHNDKATREASRYIPRGGYKQFLKPDGLKGKRLGIVRHTFSSTANSSQVIEAFERHIQTLREQGAVLVDNLEIANIDEILDPSRSGAKYAILAEFKMALNTYLKGLKASPVRSLKEVIAFNKKFSKLENTKEYGQSLLEAAQATNGADDKLKAALLNLKKLSRDGFEKLMKEEKLDAVITPDVYIARILAIGGFPGITVPAGYGNNGFPFGIYFGGLKGSEPTLIEIAYGFEQATKIRKPPSFKNDSV, encoded by the exons ATGGCGACCAATGCACCATATCTGAGCTTTTCTCTGGTATTTCTAGCACTATTATCATCTGGGTTACTCATCATTGTTAGTGATGCATTTTCAATAGAAGAAGCAACCATTAAGGATCTTCAACTAGCTTTCAAACAAAACCAACTCACATCAAGTACATTAGTTGAGTTCTACCTTGGAGAAATCCATAAGCTCAACCAGAAACTTAGAGGGGTCATAGAGGTGAACCCAGATGCATTACGGTTGGCTGAAAAGGCTGATCAAGAACGTAAGTCTGGAGCTGCAAGGTCAAAGATTGGTTTGCATGGCATTCCCATTTTGCTCAAGGACAACATAGCAACCAAAGATAAGATGAACACCACAGCTGGCTCATTTGCTCTGCTTGGCTCACTCGTGCCACGAGACGCATTTGTGGCCACCAAATTGATTAAAGCTGGGGCTATTATTTTGGGAAAGGCTAGCATGAGTGAGTGGGCTGGTATTAGAGATACTCCCCAAGGCTGGTGCGCTAGAAGTGGCCAAGGAAAA AATCCTTATCTTCTGTCGGCAGAACCTTGTGGGTCAAGTAGTGGATCAGCAATACCAGTGGCATCAAACATGGCAGCAGTGTCACTAGGGACCGAGACTGGTTTCTCGATCTTATGCCCATCTGCCGCCAACTCAGTTGTAGGAATCAAACCCACCATTGGTCTCACTAGCCGAGATGGAGTCGTCCCCCTCTCCCCAAGACAAGACACTGTTGG GCCTATTTGCAGGACTGTAGCGGATGCTGTATATGTTCTTGATGCCATTGTAGGCTTTGATCATAATGACAAAGCGACCAGAGAAGCATCAAGGTACATCCCTCGCGGTGGCTACAAACAATTTCTTAAACCTGATGGACTGAAAGGGAAGAGATTGGGGATAGTGAGGCATACATTTTCTAGCACTGCAAACTCGTCTCAAGTTATTGAAGCTTTTGAGCGCCATATTCAGACTCTAAG AGAACAAGGTGCAGTTTTGGTGGACAACCTGGAAATAGCCAACATTGATGAGATATTAGATCCAAGTAGAAGTGGTGCAAAATATGCAATCTTAGCCGAGTTCAAGATGGCCTTGAATACATACCTCAAGGGATTAAAAGCTTCCCCAGTTCGGTCCTTGAAAGAAGTTATAGCATTCAACAAGAAATTCTCAAAATTG GAAAACACCAAGGAATATGGGCAAAGTCTTCTTGAAGCAGCACAGGCCACAAATGGAGCTGACGATAAATTGAAAGCTGCATTGTTAAACTTGAAAAAGCTTTCCAGAGATGGTTTTGAGAAGTTGATGAAAGAGGAGAAGCTAGATGCAGTGATTACACCTGATGTTTATATTGCAAGAATTCTGGCAATCGGTGGATTCCCAGGCATCACTGTCCCAGCTGGATATGGTAATAATGGCTTTCCTTTTGGGATTTACTTTGGGGGATTGAAGGGCTCAGAGCCAACGCTTATAGAGATTGCTTATGGCTTTGAGCAGGCTACCAAGATTAGGAAGCCTCCTTCGTTCAAAAATGATTCTGTGTAA
- the LOC123214935 gene encoding LOW QUALITY PROTEIN: probable amidase At4g34880 (The sequence of the model RefSeq protein was modified relative to this genomic sequence to represent the inferred CDS: inserted 2 bases in 2 codons): MTTNNSLNFSIFLSFVLILLAISTDNISSNAFSIREATISNLQLAFNQHQLTSRELVEFYLGEISRLNXVLHGVIEVNPDALRQADKADCERMVKAPGSLHLHGIPILLKDNIATKDRLNNTAGSFASLGFIVPRDAGVVMKLRKNGAIIFGKASLTEWAAFRSLRLPNGFSARGGQGKNPYVLSADPCGSSSGSAISVAANMVAVSLGTETDGSMLCPSSSNSVMGIKPTIGITSRSGVIPLSPRQDTVGPVCRTVADAXVLDAIAGFVCNDPATREATKYIPYGGYKQFLKLYGLQWKRLGIVRNPFFNFDKGSPLTQVFEHHLQTLRQGGAVLVDHLEIANIEVILNCTVSGEAVALLAEFKLALNAYLTELVASPVRTLAEVIAFNEKFSGLEKIDEFGQDIFLLAEATNGIGNTEKVALLNLAKLSSDGFEKLMIENKLDALVALGSTMAPVLAIGGFPGISVPAGFDGEGVPIGICFGGLKGTEPKLIEIAYGFEQATKIRRPPSFKP, from the exons ATGACTACAAATAACTCATTGAACTTTTCTATCTTCTTGTCATTTGTTCTGATTCTTCTTGCAATATCAACTGACAACATCTCCAGTAATGCATTCTCAATAAGAGAAGCAACCATAAGCAATCTGCAGCTTGCTTTCAACCAACACCAACTCACATCTAGGGAACTAGTTGAATTTTACCTTGGAGAAATCAGTAGACTCA CTGTCCTCCACGGGGTCATAGAGGTGAATCCAGATGCGTTACGTCAAGCTGATAAGGCAGACTGTGAACGTATGGTTAAGGCACCAGGTTCACTGCATTTGCATGGCATTCCTATTCTTCTGAAGGATAACATTGCAACCAAGGACAGGCTGAACAACACAGCCGGTTCGTTTGCATCGCTTGGCTTCATTGTGCCACGCGATGCCGGTGTGGTAATGAAGTTGAGGAAAAATGGAGCCATTATCTTTGGAAAGGCTAGCTTGACTGAATGGGCTGCCTTTAGATCATTACGTTTACCTAATGGTTTCAGTGCTAGAGGTGGCCAAGGAAAG AATCCTTATGTTCTTTCTGCAGATCCTTGTGGTTCAAGTAGTGGATCAGCAATCTCAGTAGCTGCGAATATGGTAGCAGTGTCACTAGGGACTGAGACTGACGGCTCAATGTTGTGCCCATCTAGTTCTAACTCAGTTATGGGAATCAAACCAACTATTGGCATCACTAGCCGATCTGGGGTCATTCCTTTATCTCCTAGACAAGACACTGTTGG GCCTGTTTGCAGGACAGTCGCTGATG CTGTTCTTGATGCCATTGCAGGCTTTGTTTGCAATGATCCAGCAACCAGAGAAGCAACAAAGTACATTCCATATGGTGGTTATAAACAATTCCTTAAGCTTTATGGGCTCCAATGGAAGAGATTGGGAATAGTGAGAAACCCTTTCTTCAACTTTGACAAAGGATCTCCCTTGACTCAAGTTTTTGAGCACCATTTGCAGACACTAAG ACAAGGAGGTGCAGTTTTAGTAGATCATCTGGAAATAGCCAACATTGAGGTTATATTAAATTGTACTGTAAGTGGTGAAGCAGTGGCATTGCTGGCTGAGTTCAAACTGGCCCTCAATGCATACCTCACGGAGCTAGTGGCTTCCCCAGTGAGAACTTTGGCAGAAGTTATAGCCTTCAATGAGAAATTCTCTGGTTTG GAAAAAATCGACGAATTCGGCCAAGATATCTTCCTGTTAGCTGAAGCCACAAATGGAATTGGCAATACAGAGAAGGTAGCTTTGCTGAATCTAGCAAAACTTTCAAGTGATGGATTTGAGAAGTTGATGATAGAAAACAAACTGGATGCTTTGGTGGCTCTGGGTTCAACTATGGCTCCTGTTCTTGCAATTGGTGGATTCCCAGGCATTAGTGTCCCCGCTGGATTTGATGGTGAAGGCGTTCCCATTGGCATTTGTTTTGGTGGACTGAAGGGTACAGAGCCAAAGCTCATTGAGATTGCATATGGCTTTGAACAAGCTACTAAGATTAGGAGGCCGCCTTCGTTCAAGCCCTGA
- the LOC123213313 gene encoding probable amidase At4g34880 has protein sequence MATNATYLSFSLVFLALLSSGLLIIVSDAFSIEEATIKDLQLAFKQNQLTSSTLVEFYLGEIHKLNQKLRGVIEVNPDALRLAEKADQERKSGAARSKLGLHGIPILLKDNIATKDKMNTTAGSFALLGSIVPRDAFVATKLIKAGAIILGKASMSEWAGLRDAPQGWCARSGQGKNPYLLSAEPCGSSSGSAISVASNMVAVSLGTETDGSILCPSAANSVVGIKPTIGLTSRDGVVPISPRQDTVGPMCRTVADAVYVLDAIVGFDHNDKATREASRYIPRGGYKQFLKPDGLKGKRLGTVRHTFSSTANSSQVIEAFEHHIQTLREQGAVVVDNLEIANIDEILDPSRSGEIYAILAEFKMALNTYLKGLKASPVRSLKEVIAFNKKFSKLENTKKYGQSLLEAAQATNGADDKLKAALLNLKKLSRDGFEKLMKEEKLDAVITPAVYIKRFLAIGGFPGITVPAGYGNNGFPFGIYFGGLKGSEPTLIEIAYGFEQATKIRKPPSFKNDSV, from the exons ATGGCGACCAATGCAACATATCTCAGCTTTTCTCTGGTATTTCTAGCACTATTATCATCTGGGTTACTCATCATTGTTAGTGATGCATTTTCAATAGAAGAAGCAACCATTAAGGATCTTCAACTAGCTTTCAAACAAAACCAACTCACATCAAGTACATTAGTTGAGTTCTACCTTGGAGAAATCCATAAGCTCAACCAGAAACTTAGAGGGGTCATAGAGGTGAACCCAGATGCATTACGGTTGGCTGAAAAGGCTGATCAAGAACGTAAGTCTGGAGCTGCAAGGTCAAAGCTTGGTTTGCATGGCATTCCCATTTTGCTCAAGGACAACATAGCAACCAAAGATAAGATGAACACCACAGCTGGCTCATTTGCTCTGCTTGGCTCAATCGTGCCACGAGACGCATTTGTGGCCACCAAATTGATTAAAGCTGGGGCTATTATATTGGGAAAGGCTAGCATGAGTGAGTGGGCTGGTCTTAGAGATGCTCCCCAAGGCTGGTGCGCTAGAAGTGGCCAAGGAAAG AATCCTTATCTTCTGTCGGCAGAACCTTGTGGGTCAAGTAGTGGATCAGCAATATCAGTGGCATCAAACATGGTAGCAGTGTCACTAGGGACTGAGACTGATGGCTCGATCTTATGCCCATCTGCTGCCAACTCAGTTGTAGGAATCAAACCCACCATTGGTCTCACTAGCCGAGATGGAGTCGTCCCTATCTCCCCAAGACAAGATACTGTTGG GCCTATGTGCAGGACTGTAGCGGATGCTGTTTATGTTCTTGATGCCATTGTAGGCTTTGATCATAATGACAAAGCGACCAGAGAAGCATCAAGGTACATCCCTCGAGGTGGCTACAAACAATTTCTTAAACCTGACGGACTGAAAGGGAAGAGATTGGGGACAGTGAGGCATACATTTTCTAGCACTGCAAACTCGTCTCAAGTTATTGAAGCTTTTGAGCACCATATTCAGACTCTAAG AGAACAAGGTGCAGTTGTGGTGGACAACCTGGAAATAGCCAACATTGATGAGATATTAGATCCAAGTAGAAGTGGTGAAATATATGCAATCTTAGCCGAGTTCAAGATGGCCTTGAATACATACCTCAAGGGATTAAAAGCTTCCCCAGTTCGGTCCTTGAAAGAAGTTATAGCATTCAACAAGAAATTCTCAAAATTG GAAAACACCAAGAAATATGGGCAAAGTCTTCTTGAAGCAGCACAGGCCACAAATGGAGCTGACGATAAATTGAAAGCAGCATtgttaaacttgaaaaaacttTCCAGAGATGGTTTTGAGAAGTTGATGAAAGAGGAGAAGCTAGATGCAGTGATTACTCCtgctgtttatattaaaagatttcTGGCAATCGGTGGATTCCCAGGCATCACTGTCCCAGCTGGATATGGTAATAATGGCTTTCCTTTTGGGATTTACTTTGGGGGATTGAAGGGCTCAGAGCCAACGCTTATAGAGATTGCTTATGGCTTTGAGCAGGCTACCAAGATTAGGAAGCCTCCTTCGTTCAAAAATGATTCTGTGTAA
- the LOC123213315 gene encoding probable amidase At4g34880 isoform X2, producing MATNAPYLSFSLVFLALLSSGLLIIVSDAFSVEEATIKDLQLAFKQNQLTSRTLVEFYLGEIHKLNQKLRGVIEVNPDALRLAEKADQERKSGDARSKLGLHGIPILLKDNIATKDKMNTTAGSFALLGSIVPREAFVVTQLIKSGAIILGKASMSEWAGIRDAPTGWCARSGQGKNPYLLSAEPCGSSSGSAISVASNMAAVSLGTETDGSILCPSAANSVVGIKPTIGLTSRDGVVPLSPRQDTVGTVADAVYVLDAIVGFDHNDKATREASKHIPRGGYKQFLKPDGLKRKRLGIVRHTFSSTAKASEVIEAFERHIQTLREQGAIVVENLEIANIDQILDPNESGENYAMLTEFKMALNTYLKGLKVSPVRSLKDVIAFNKKFSKLENITEYGQGFLEAAQATNGTDYKLKAALSNLKKLSRDGLEKLMKEEKLDAVITPDVYIATVLAIGGFPGITVPAGYSNDGYPFGIYFGGLKGSEPSLIEIAYGFEQATKIRKPPSFKP from the exons ATGGCGACCAATGCACCATATCTGAGCTTTTCTCTGGTATTTCTAGCACTATTATCATCTGGGTTACTCATCATTGTTAGTGATGCATTTTCAGTAGAAGAAGCAACCATTAAGGATCTCCAACTAGCTTTCAAACAAAACCAACTCACATCAAGGACATTAGTTGAGTTCTACCTTGGAGAAATCCATAAGCTCAACCAGAAACTTAGAGGGGTCATAGAGGTGAACCCAGATGCATTACGGTTGGCTGAAAAGGCTGATCAAGAACGTAAGTCTGGAGATGCAAGGTCAAAGCTTGGTTTGCATGGCATTCCCATTTTGCTCAAGGACAACATAGCAACCAAAGATAAGATGAACACCACAGCTGGCTCATTTGCTCTGCTTGGCTCAATCGTGCCACGAGAAGCATTTGTGGTCACCCAATTGATTAAATCTGGGGCTATTATTTTGGGAAAGGCGAGCATGAGTGAGTGGGCTGGTATTAGAGATGCTCCCACTGGCTGGTGCGCTAGAAGTGGTCAAGGAAAA AATCCTTATCTTCTGTCGGCAGAACCTTGTGGGTCAAGTAGTGGATCAGCGATATCAGTGGCATCGAATATGGCAGCAGTGTCACTAGGGACTGAGACTGATGGCTCGATCTTATGTCCATCTGCCGCCAACTCAGTTGTAGGAATCAAACCCACCATTGGTCTCACTAGCCGAGATGGAGTCGTCCCTCTCTCCCCAAGACAAGACACTGTTGG GACTGTAGCGGATGCTGTATATGTTCTTGATGCCATTGTAGGCTTTGATCATAATGACAAAGCGACCAGAGAAGCATCAAAGCACATCCCCCGCGGTGGCTACAAACAATTTCTTAAACCTGATGGACTGAAAAGGAAGAGACTGGGGATTGTGAGACATACATTTTCTAGCACTGCAAAAGCGTCTGAAGTTATTGAAGCTTTTGAGCGCCACATTCAGACGCTAAG AGAACAAGGTGCAATTGTGGTGGAGAACCTGGAAATAGCCAACATTGATCAGATATTAGATCCAAATGAAAGTGGTGAAAATTATGCAATGTTAACTGAGTTCAAGATGGCCTTGAATACATACCTCAAGGGATTAAAAGTTTCCCCAGTTCGGTCTCTGAAAGATGTTATAGCATTCAACAAGAAATTCTCAAAATTG GAAAACATCACGGAATATGGGCAAGGTTTTCTTGAAGCAGCACAGGCCACAAATGGAACTGACTATAAATTGAAGGCAGCATTGTCAAACTTGAAAAAGCTTTCCAGAGATGGTCTTGAGAAGTTGATGAAAGAGGAGAAGCTAGATGCAGTGATAACTCCTGACGTTTATATTGCTACTGTTCTGGCGATCGGTGGATTCCCAGGAATCACTGTCCCAGCTGGATATAGTAATGATGGCTATCCTTTTGGGATTTACTTTGGGGGATTGAAGGGCTCAGAGCCATCACTTATAGAGATCGCATATGGCTTTGAGCAGGCTACCAAGATTAGGAAGCCTCCTTCATTCAAGCCATGA